The following is a genomic window from Streptomyces chrestomyceticus JCM 4735.
GGCAGCGCTTCGGCCCCGGCATGGCCGAGCGTGGCTTCGGCAGGATCATCCACATCACGTCCCAGCAGGCGCACCGGGCGTTCGTCCAGAGCGGCGCGTACGGCGTGTCCAAGGGGGCGCTGGAGTCGCTGGCCCGCTCCCAGGCCGAGGCGTGGTCACCGTACGGCGTCACGTGCAACACGCTCGTGCCGGGCTTCGTGATGACGCCGCTCAACGCCCGGCTGTCGTCCGACCCGGAGAAGGTGGCGGCGCTGGCCGCCCGCACCATGACCGGGCGCAACGGCCTCGCCGAGGACTTCGCGGGCGCCGCGGTCTTCCTGGCGAGCCGCGCCTCGGCGTACGTCACCGGGCAGTCGCTCTTCGTGGACGGCGGCATGTCGGTGCACTGAACGGGCGCCGTACGGGCGGCCCGGCAGCGGCGACCCGTCGCCGGGCCGACCGTACCGGTCGGCCGGATGCCCCCTGACTACACTGCTCGCAGCGTCGGCACGGCAACACCGGCCGGCCGTCTCCGCGGCACACACCCGGAGTCGCACCGCACCTGGTCCGGACGGAACGAACGGCGAAGGAGGGGCACATGAACCGCTGCAGGCCCGAGAGGCCGGGACCGCCCCGGAGGACGCCATGAGCACCGGGGCCGAACACGGCACCCAGGACCTCACCGAGCGCCGCGCCGGACACGGCACCGAGCGCATCGCCCTGACCCCGGCGGCCGGCGACCTGCTCCGGCGGCTCCGGGAGGCGCACGGGCCGCTGATGTTCCACCAGTCCGGCGGGTGCTGCGACGGCAGCTCCCCGATGTGCTACCCGGCGGGCGAATTCCGTACGGGCGCGGCGGACGTGCTGCTGGGGCGGCTGACCGTGCCCGGGATCGCCGAGAGCGTGGACTTCTGGATGGCGGCGGACCAGTTCGCCCGCTGGCAGCACACCCATCTGACGGTGGACGTCGTACCGGGACGCGGCGGCGGCTTCTCGCTCGAAGCTCCCGAAGGGGTGCGCTTCCTGATCCGCTCGCGGCTGTTCAGCGAGGAGGAGCGGGCGCGGCTCGACGGCTGAGCACCGGCCGGGCCGCCGGCCACGGAGCTGGTGAGGCCCCGCGCACGGGGGATGACGCGGGGCCTCATCCAGTTGAACGACCGGACCGGGGAGGGGGTTCCCCCGCCGAAGCGGACTTTACGAAAAGTTTTCGTCACCCCGCGCACCGGCCGCCCGCCGCGCTCACGCCTCGTCCTGCACCAGCCGCTCCAGCATGTCTTGGAATTCGAGGTCCACGACCACCCGCAGCCCGTCCCCGTCCGGCTCGCTCAGCCGTGTCATCGCACCGCGCCGCCACCAGAACACATTGGGGCTGATCGCCCCCGCCGCGTCCTCGTGGCCCGCCGCGGCGAACTGCGCCATGGCCTGGAGCGCCGGGACGACCTGCGCGTCGTGGATGGGGTGGAAAGCCAGTTGGTGGCGGAAGGGCATCGCGACCAGCGCGCCGTCCCCGGTCAGCGGTGTCCCCATGATCCGCTCGACCAGGTCGTCCAGGACCAGCACCCGGCTGGCGGTGAAGAACGAGTCGCCCAGCACCACTTCGAAGGACGAGCCGTCCCCGCGCCGTACCGTCTCGTGCCCCTCCACCGGCAGCGCCCGCAGATTGTTCAGCGCCCTGATGCGCAGCTCGGCCACCTCGCCGAGGTCGGCCAGCGAGTCCTCGCTGAGCATCTGCACGGCCTCGGGCAGGTCCAGGGCGAGCACCTCGCGCAGCCCGGGGGCCGGCGCCCGCCCGTACC
Proteins encoded in this region:
- a CDS encoding SDR family NAD(P)-dependent oxidoreductase, producing the protein MTSHTYLTELFSLDGTVAVVTGGSSGIGRAVTGALARAGASVVVVARKEAELRATVDELTADGCRAAWVSADLGTRPAVREAADRAAGVFGEPDILVNCAGVNLRPPMGELDDEVWDTTMAVNLEAPYLLGQRFGPGMAERGFGRIIHITSQQAHRAFVQSGAYGVSKGALESLARSQAEAWSPYGVTCNTLVPGFVMTPLNARLSSDPEKVAALAARTMTGRNGLAEDFAGAAVFLASRASAYVTGQSLFVDGGMSVH
- a CDS encoding DUF779 domain-containing protein, producing the protein MSTGAEHGTQDLTERRAGHGTERIALTPAAGDLLRRLREAHGPLMFHQSGGCCDGSSPMCYPAGEFRTGAADVLLGRLTVPGIAESVDFWMAADQFARWQHTHLTVDVVPGRGGGFSLEAPEGVRFLIRSRLFSEEERARLDG